From the genome of Bacteroides sp. MSB163, one region includes:
- a CDS encoding aldo/keto reductase, translating into MEYRTLGNTGLSVSAIALGCEGFVGKTEEQTCAEMDFAISKGINFIDMYASNPDLRSNIGKALTGRREQFIIQGHLCTTWENNQYLRTRDIDKAIASFEDQLTRLNTDYLDIGMIHYVDSEEDFHEVFNGPVIRLALRLKEEGRIRHIGLSSHNPTVARMAVESGLIEVLMFSINPCYDLQPPTENVDDLWADENYAHSLQNIDPERERLYELCEEKGVGLDVMKVYGGGDLLSETNSPFGKAMTPVQCIEYALTRPAVASIMVGCRSCDEMQAAIDWCTASKEEKDYTAVMAGMEKFTWKGHCMYCGHCAPCSVGIDIASVNKYYNLTIAQNEIPETVREHYKALTHHASECIQCGQCETNCPFGVAIIEQMEKATERFGY; encoded by the coding sequence ATGGAATACAGAACATTAGGAAACACCGGTTTGTCAGTCAGCGCCATCGCATTAGGATGCGAAGGGTTCGTTGGCAAAACAGAAGAACAGACATGTGCAGAAATGGATTTCGCCATCAGTAAAGGAATCAACTTTATTGATATGTATGCCTCCAACCCCGATTTACGCAGCAACATCGGCAAAGCGTTGACAGGCCGCCGTGAGCAGTTTATCATCCAGGGACATCTGTGCACCACCTGGGAAAACAACCAGTATCTGCGTACACGTGACATTGACAAGGCAATCGCCTCCTTCGAAGACCAGTTGACACGTCTCAATACCGACTATCTGGATATCGGCATGATACACTACGTGGACAGTGAAGAAGACTTTCATGAGGTATTCAACGGTCCCGTCATCCGGCTGGCCCTGCGCCTGAAAGAAGAAGGCAGAATCCGCCATATCGGACTGAGCAGCCACAACCCCACCGTTGCACGTATGGCTGTGGAAAGCGGACTGATTGAAGTGCTGATGTTCTCCATCAATCCTTGCTACGACCTACAACCGCCCACTGAAAATGTAGATGACTTATGGGCCGATGAAAACTATGCCCACTCCCTGCAGAACATAGATCCGGAACGGGAAAGACTCTACGAACTGTGCGAAGAGAAAGGCGTAGGGCTCGATGTGATGAAAGTATATGGCGGTGGAGATTTGCTAAGTGAAACCAACTCACCCTTTGGCAAAGCTATGACTCCGGTGCAATGCATCGAATATGCACTGACCCGTCCGGCTGTTGCCTCCATCATGGTGGGGTGCAGAAGTTGTGATGAGATGCAGGCAGCCATCGACTGGTGCACCGCCAGCAAAGAAGAAAAAGACTACACCGCCGTCATGGCAGGCATGGAGAAGTTCACCTGGAAAGGCCATTGCATGTATTGCGGACATTGCGCTCCCTGCTCCGTAGGCATCGACATAGCAAGCGTGAACAAGTACTACAACCTGACCATTGCCCAGAACGAGATACCCGAAACTGTGCGTGAACACTACAAAGCCCTCACACACCACGCCTCAGAGTGCATCCAATGCGGACAATGCGAAACGAACTGTCCCTTCGGAGTCGCCATCATCGAACAGATGGAAAAAGCTACAGAGAGATTCGGATATTAG
- a CDS encoding NAD(P)H-dependent flavin oxidoreductase translates to MKPFFIGNIEIKTPIIQGGMGVGISLSGLASAVANEGGIGVISCAGLGLLYPKGKGDYTEKCICGLKEEIHKARQKTKGIIGVNIMVALSNYAEMVRTAISEKIDVVFAGAGLPLDLPLFLTPESQTKLVPIVSSSRAAKIICDKWEKNYNYLPDAIVVEGPKAGGHLGFKKEQLQDAKYALETLIPEVVAIATNYKERKDIPVIAAGGISTGEDIARFMQLGASAVQMGSIFVTTQECDASETFKEVYIHSKPEDVLIIESPVGMPGRAIDGEFIRNVEKGQEKPKCCSFHCIKTCDYQKSPYCIIKALYNAAKGNMKRGYAFAGSNAFLSDKIRSVKEVISTLNTEFLLATCQLVPAKMKT, encoded by the coding sequence ATGAAACCATTTTTTATTGGAAATATAGAGATAAAAACACCTATTATACAAGGTGGAATGGGAGTCGGAATTTCATTATCCGGCTTAGCATCAGCCGTTGCCAATGAAGGCGGCATAGGTGTTATTTCATGTGCAGGCTTAGGTCTGCTATACCCCAAAGGCAAAGGCGACTATACCGAAAAATGCATTTGCGGACTTAAAGAAGAAATTCACAAAGCCCGCCAAAAAACGAAAGGAATCATCGGAGTGAACATCATGGTGGCCCTTTCCAATTATGCAGAAATGGTCCGCACTGCCATAAGCGAAAAAATCGACGTAGTCTTTGCCGGCGCAGGACTTCCACTCGACTTGCCCTTATTTCTTACACCGGAAAGCCAAACGAAGTTGGTGCCCATCGTATCTTCTTCAAGAGCTGCCAAAATCATATGTGACAAATGGGAGAAAAATTACAATTATCTGCCTGATGCCATCGTAGTGGAAGGCCCCAAAGCCGGAGGACATCTGGGATTCAAGAAGGAGCAGTTGCAAGATGCAAAATACGCTCTGGAAACCCTAATCCCCGAAGTAGTGGCGATTGCTACAAACTACAAGGAAAGAAAAGACATCCCCGTAATTGCCGCAGGTGGAATCTCCACAGGTGAAGACATTGCACGGTTCATGCAATTGGGAGCTTCAGCCGTGCAGATGGGAAGTATTTTCGTAACTACCCAGGAGTGTGATGCTTCGGAAACTTTCAAAGAGGTCTATATTCATTCCAAGCCCGAAGATGTTCTCATCATCGAAAGTCCTGTAGGTATGCCCGGACGAGCCATCGACGGAGAATTTATCCGCAATGTAGAGAAAGGGCAGGAAAAGCCAAAGTGTTGTTCGTTCCATTGCATCAAGACGTGCGACTATCAGAAAAGTCCTTATTGCATCATCAAGGCATTGTATAATGCAGCCAAAGGCAATATGAAAAGAGGATATGCATTTGCAGGCAGCAACGCTTTCCTTTCCGACAAAATACGCAGTGTGAAAGAGGTGATAAGTACATTGAACACTGAATTTCTTCTGGCAACCTGCCAATTAGTTCCAGCAAAAATGAAAACTTAA
- a CDS encoding quinone-dependent dihydroorotate dehydrogenase: MYKQIIRPLLFLLSPERVHSLLLSALRCYGHLPFVRSWIRNYYKATDKQLIWNQLVFKNRVGLSAGFDKGAEVFNELADFGFGFIEVGTVTPDSQPGNPKPRIFRLPKADSLISRTGFNNPGLDIVKRNLENKTDAYLLGININKNPQSEKEEAVNDFLRLYAGLYSLADYFTLNWGSIEVTTMHKVLEALTTFRNKQKNYRPILLKVPADITTEGLDAVLNCIQTYRLQGVIATSPTMDRSNLLPYTPVQLEAIGAGGVSGKGIGEKSIEAVKYLRSHSEKGMLIIGAGGVMTPEDARKMLAAGANLIQIYSSFIYEGPAIVKNIIKAIH; the protein is encoded by the coding sequence ATGTATAAGCAAATTATTCGTCCGTTACTTTTTTTGTTGAGCCCCGAGAGAGTACACTCTCTCCTACTTTCGGCTTTGCGATGCTACGGCCATTTGCCATTCGTGCGCTCCTGGATACGCAACTATTACAAAGCTACGGATAAACAGTTGATCTGGAACCAGCTCGTTTTTAAAAACCGAGTCGGACTTTCTGCCGGATTTGATAAAGGTGCAGAAGTATTCAACGAGCTTGCCGATTTCGGATTTGGTTTTATCGAGGTAGGAACCGTGACACCCGACAGCCAGCCAGGCAATCCAAAGCCGCGCATTTTCCGCCTGCCGAAAGCTGATTCACTGATTTCAAGGACAGGATTTAACAACCCCGGATTAGACATTGTGAAACGTAACTTAGAAAACAAAACCGATGCATATTTGCTCGGCATCAATATCAATAAGAATCCCCAATCTGAAAAAGAAGAAGCCGTGAATGATTTCTTGAGACTATATGCTGGTCTGTATAGTCTGGCGGATTACTTCACACTGAACTGGGGTTCCATAGAAGTGACTACGATGCATAAAGTCCTGGAAGCACTCACCACTTTCCGAAATAAACAGAAAAATTATCGTCCTATACTTCTGAAAGTACCTGCCGATATTACTACCGAAGGATTGGACGCAGTGCTCAACTGTATCCAAACCTACAGACTGCAAGGAGTAATAGCTACCAGCCCTACAATGGACCGTTCGAATCTCCTCCCTTACACTCCCGTTCAGTTGGAAGCTATCGGTGCAGGTGGAGTAAGTGGAAAAGGGATTGGAGAAAAATCCATTGAAGCCGTAAAATACCTGCGTTCCCACAGCGAGAAAGGTATGTTGATTATAGGTGCAGGTGGTGTTATGACTCCTGAAGATGCCAGGAAGATGCTGGCAGCAGGAGCCAACCTGATACAGATTTATTCCTCTTTCATCTATGAAGGTCCGGCGATTGTTAAGAACATAATCAAAGCAATTCATTAA
- a CDS encoding VIT1/CCC1 transporter family protein, whose translation MGQETEQELLKKMIGFQREEITSSIIYKKLAAIEKDSENRKILQRISEDESRHYATLRSYTHQEVTPNRWEIFFYVWLVRLLGITFAVRRLELGEKETTSVYSQYPDMEHFAEMAQDEQHHEEKLIGMISEERLEYMGSVVLGLNDALVEFTGALAGFTLALNDTKLIALTGSITGIAAALSMASSEYLSTKSEKTRNKRPVKAAIYTGIAYIITVVALVGPFILLSSPVMALCIMLLMALLIIAFFNYYYAIARNESFKRRFSEMAILSFSVAGISFLIGYLLKTVTGIEA comes from the coding sequence ATGGGACAAGAAACGGAGCAAGAGCTATTGAAGAAGATGATTGGTTTCCAGCGGGAAGAAATCACATCGAGCATCATATATAAGAAGCTGGCAGCTATTGAAAAAGATTCGGAAAACCGGAAAATCCTGCAACGTATTTCAGAAGATGAAAGCAGGCACTATGCTACGTTGCGTAGTTATACTCACCAGGAAGTTACTCCTAATCGTTGGGAAATCTTTTTTTATGTATGGCTGGTACGCCTGTTAGGTATTACATTCGCCGTCCGGCGGTTGGAGCTGGGAGAGAAAGAAACAACGAGCGTCTATTCTCAGTATCCTGATATGGAACATTTTGCTGAGATGGCGCAAGACGAACAGCATCATGAAGAAAAACTCATAGGGATGATTAGCGAGGAACGCTTGGAATATATGGGGTCGGTGGTGCTTGGCTTGAATGACGCATTAGTGGAATTTACGGGAGCATTGGCAGGTTTTACGCTGGCACTGAATGATACGAAACTGATAGCTTTGACCGGAAGTATTACAGGTATTGCAGCAGCACTTTCTATGGCTTCTTCCGAGTATCTTTCTACAAAATCGGAAAAGACACGAAACAAGCGTCCGGTTAAGGCGGCTATTTATACCGGTATTGCTTATATCATTACCGTGGTAGCTTTGGTGGGGCCATTTATTCTTTTGTCGAGCCCTGTCATGGCGTTATGCATTATGCTTCTGATGGCATTGCTTATTATTGCTTTCTTCAATTATTATTATGCCATAGCCCGGAATGAGAGCTTCAAGCGCCGCTTCTCGGAAATGGCAATATTGAGTTTCTCAGTGGCCGGAATAAGTTTTCTGATAGGCTATTTATTGAAGACAGTGACAGGGATAGAAGCTTAA
- a CDS encoding MalY/PatB family protein translates to MQHNFDEIIPRRGTNSYKWDSATDPNVLPMWVADMDFHTAPAVTEALKKRVEHGIFGYVRVPDAYYNATINWFKRRHDWRIEKEWIIYTSGVVPALSAIIKALTGPGDKVLVQTPVYNCFFSSIRNNGCEIVSNPLIYENETYRIDFDDLEKKAADTNVRLLLLCNPHNPAGRVWSREELVRIGEICLRNHVTVVADEIHCELVFPGYTYTPFASISQEFLMNSVTCISPSKAFNLAGAQIANIVSADAEVRKKIDKAININEVCDVNPFGVEALIAAYNEGEEWLEELKRYLFDNYNYLRSFFTEYLPELPVTKLEGTYLVWVDCSALKRTSENIVTSLLEQEKLWLNEGSMYGDAGEGFVRINIACPRQVLTEGLERFRRWKNRNY, encoded by the coding sequence ATGCAGCACAACTTTGATGAAATCATTCCACGCCGGGGCACGAATTCTTATAAATGGGATTCTGCCACGGACCCGAATGTATTGCCGATGTGGGTAGCCGATATGGATTTCCACACAGCACCTGCCGTAACGGAAGCGTTGAAGAAGCGAGTGGAGCATGGCATCTTCGGATACGTCCGTGTACCCGATGCTTACTACAATGCAACGATCAACTGGTTCAAAAGACGTCACGACTGGAGAATAGAAAAAGAGTGGATTATCTATACCTCCGGAGTAGTACCGGCGCTGTCGGCAATCATAAAAGCCCTGACCGGCCCCGGCGACAAAGTCCTGGTACAGACTCCGGTGTATAATTGCTTCTTTTCGTCCATACGCAACAACGGGTGTGAAATCGTTTCCAATCCGCTGATTTATGAGAACGAAACTTACCGGATTGATTTCGATGACTTGGAGAAAAAGGCTGCCGATACAAACGTCAGACTCCTGCTATTGTGCAACCCTCACAATCCCGCCGGAAGAGTATGGAGCCGGGAGGAACTGGTACGCATCGGTGAGATTTGCCTCCGGAATCATGTAACGGTAGTAGCGGATGAAATTCATTGTGAACTGGTTTTTCCGGGATATACCTATACGCCTTTCGCCTCCATATCGCAGGAGTTCCTGATGAATTCCGTCACTTGCATTTCCCCCAGCAAAGCATTCAATCTGGCAGGAGCCCAGATTGCCAACATTGTGTCCGCTGATGCCGAAGTACGCAAAAAGATAGACAAAGCCATCAATATAAACGAAGTCTGCGATGTAAATCCATTCGGAGTGGAAGCTTTGATAGCCGCCTATAATGAAGGGGAAGAATGGTTGGAAGAACTGAAAAGGTACTTGTTCGATAACTATAACTACCTGAGAAGTTTCTTCACCGAATATCTGCCGGAGCTTCCCGTAACGAAGCTGGAAGGTACTTATCTGGTATGGGTGGATTGTTCTGCATTAAAACGTACTTCTGAAAATATAGTGACCTCGCTATTGGAACAAGAAAAGCTCTGGCTGAACGAAGGCAGCATGTACGGAGATGCCGGAGAAGGCTTTGTACGTATCAATATAGCCTGTCCGCGTCAGGTATTGACAGAGGGTTTAGAAAGGTTTAGGCGATGGAAGAACCGAAATTATTAG
- a CDS encoding monomeric [FeFe] hydrogenase: MAFTNNIMIVRHRLLTELVKLWRDNELVEKIDRLPIELSPRRSKHAGRCCVHKERAVWKYKSLPLLGLDMEDEKDELTPLSEYAAHALDRAENGTPKDNIMCVIDEACSACVQINYEITNLCRGCTARSCQTNCPKKAVHVKESGQAWIDHDECISCGICHKSCPYHAIVYIPVPCEEACPVKAISKDKKGIEHIDESKCIYCGKCLNACPFGAIFEVSQVFDILHKIRKGEKIVAIVAPSILGQFKTTIEQVYGALKAVGFTDVIEVAQGAMDTVSNEAHELIEKLEEGQKFMTTSCCPSYIELVNKHIPGMKPYVSGTGSPMYYAARIAKEKHPDAKVVFIGPCVAKRKEAQRDEAVDFVMTFEEVASVLDGLDIQWEQSQPYTMSFASVREAHGFAQAGGVMGAVKAYLKEEADKINAIQVANLDKKTIGSLRAYAKSGKAPGQFIEVMACEGGCITGPCTHNEIAAGKRQFVQELAKQEKTY, translated from the coding sequence ATGGCATTTACCAACAACATTATGATTGTCCGCCACAGATTGCTGACAGAGCTGGTAAAACTGTGGAGGGATAACGAACTTGTAGAGAAAATAGACCGTCTTCCCATTGAATTGAGTCCGAGAAGGTCAAAACATGCAGGACGCTGCTGCGTACATAAAGAACGCGCCGTGTGGAAATACAAATCACTGCCGTTGCTGGGACTGGATATGGAAGATGAAAAAGATGAATTAACCCCATTATCAGAGTATGCAGCACATGCACTGGACCGTGCAGAAAACGGAACACCGAAAGATAACATCATGTGTGTGATTGATGAAGCATGTTCCGCCTGCGTACAAATCAATTACGAAATCACCAACCTTTGCCGCGGATGTACCGCCCGTAGCTGCCAGACCAACTGTCCGAAGAAAGCTGTCCATGTAAAGGAAAGCGGACAGGCATGGATAGACCATGATGAATGCATCAGTTGTGGTATTTGCCACAAGAGCTGCCCCTATCATGCTATTGTCTATATCCCGGTACCTTGCGAAGAGGCTTGTCCGGTGAAAGCCATCAGCAAGGATAAGAAAGGTATCGAGCACATTGACGAAAGTAAATGTATCTATTGCGGAAAGTGTCTCAACGCTTGTCCGTTCGGAGCAATTTTCGAAGTGTCACAGGTATTCGATATCCTGCACAAGATACGCAAAGGAGAAAAAATAGTGGCCATTGTAGCACCGTCTATCCTGGGACAATTCAAGACTACTATTGAACAGGTATATGGCGCACTCAAAGCTGTGGGATTCACTGATGTCATCGAAGTGGCTCAGGGAGCTATGGATACGGTCAGCAACGAAGCACACGAATTGATAGAGAAGTTGGAAGAAGGACAGAAGTTTATGACTACTTCCTGTTGTCCTTCCTACATAGAACTCGTAAACAAACATATTCCGGGCATGAAACCTTATGTTTCAGGTACAGGTTCACCGATGTATTATGCAGCACGCATTGCTAAAGAGAAACATCCGGATGCTAAAGTAGTTTTCATCGGTCCGTGCGTAGCCAAACGTAAAGAGGCCCAGAGGGATGAAGCCGTAGATTTTGTTATGACTTTCGAAGAAGTGGCATCTGTATTGGACGGACTGGATATTCAGTGGGAGCAATCGCAGCCTTATACCATGTCGTTCGCATCCGTACGCGAGGCACATGGATTTGCCCAGGCTGGTGGCGTAATGGGAGCTGTAAAAGCCTATCTGAAAGAAGAAGCTGACAAAATCAATGCCATCCAAGTAGCTAATCTGGATAAGAAAACCATCGGTTCATTGCGGGCGTATGCCAAATCGGGCAAAGCACCGGGGCAATTTATAGAAGTGATGGCATGTGAAGGTGGTTGTATCACCGGACCTTGTACACACAATGAGATTGCCGCAGGTAAACGTCAGTTTGTACAAGAGTTGGCAAAACAGGAAAAGACGTATTGA
- a CDS encoding DUF3737 family protein, with the protein MEIIKNKEFGGERPLFATHDLQLENVTIHTGESALKECSNIIAVNCRFEGKYPYWHNNGFTIKNCFFTEGARAALWYSQNVQMMDTVVEAPKMFREMDGIKLENVQLPNALETLWFCRNVELRNVQIDKADYLFIHGENIRIENYSQNGNYSFQYCKNVEIRNAIINSKDAFWNTENVTVYDSELNGEYLGWHSRNLRLVNCKISGTQPLCYAHDLIMENCTMADDADLAFEYSSLQATIKGPVHSIKNPRTGSITAESYGAVIIDENIKAPGNCKLKLWDDRTCFDETQEEMQYAAQL; encoded by the coding sequence ATGGAAATTATCAAAAACAAAGAATTCGGAGGCGAACGCCCCCTGTTTGCCACTCACGACCTCCAACTGGAAAATGTAACCATCCATACAGGCGAGTCCGCACTGAAAGAATGCAGCAACATCATAGCAGTGAACTGCCGTTTCGAAGGGAAATACCCGTACTGGCACAACAATGGCTTCACCATAAAGAACTGTTTCTTTACAGAAGGTGCCCGTGCCGCACTTTGGTACTCGCAGAATGTACAAATGATGGATACCGTAGTGGAAGCACCGAAGATGTTCCGAGAAATGGACGGGATAAAGCTGGAAAACGTGCAACTTCCCAATGCGTTGGAAACCCTTTGGTTCTGCCGCAATGTAGAACTCAGAAACGTACAGATTGACAAAGCCGATTACCTGTTCATACACGGTGAGAACATACGCATCGAAAATTACAGCCAGAACGGCAATTACTCATTCCAGTATTGCAAGAACGTAGAAATCCGCAATGCCATCATCAACTCCAAAGACGCTTTTTGGAATACGGAAAACGTAACGGTATACGATTCCGAACTGAATGGTGAATACCTGGGCTGGCATTCCAGAAACCTACGTCTGGTGAACTGCAAAATTTCAGGTACGCAACCACTCTGTTATGCCCACGACCTGATTATGGAAAACTGCACAATGGCCGATGATGCCGACCTTGCATTTGAATACAGCAGTCTCCAGGCCACCATCAAAGGTCCGGTTCACAGCATAAAGAACCCACGCACGGGAAGCATCACGGCCGAAAGTTACGGAGCCGTCATCATAGATGAGAATATAAAGGCCCCCGGCAACTGCAAACTGAAACTTTGGGACGACCGGACCTGTTTTGACGAAACGCAAGAAGAGATGCAATATGCAGCACAACTTTGA
- a CDS encoding GNAT family N-acetyltransferase codes for MKTSPKQYIETPRLILRDWKEEDIPVFARLNSDDRVMEFFLNKLSYQETLDFYNRIRKEFASRGYGLYAVEKKEDHAFIGYVGLHDVMFDVDFAPAVEIGWRLAPEAWNQGYATEAASACLEYAKTTLGLKELYSFTSLPNKRSERVMQKIGMVKDKEFNHPLVSPDHPLYRHILYKITLANI; via the coding sequence ATGAAAACATCTCCCAAACAATACATTGAAACCCCACGCCTGATTCTGCGCGACTGGAAAGAAGAAGACATCCCCGTTTTTGCCCGGCTGAACAGTGATGACAGAGTAATGGAGTTCTTCCTCAACAAACTGTCCTATCAGGAAACCCTCGATTTCTATAATCGTATCCGGAAAGAATTCGCATCCAGAGGATATGGACTGTATGCAGTAGAAAAGAAAGAAGACCATGCATTTATCGGTTATGTAGGATTGCATGACGTTATGTTCGATGTAGATTTTGCCCCGGCCGTAGAGATAGGTTGGCGTCTGGCCCCCGAAGCGTGGAATCAGGGATATGCCACTGAAGCAGCTTCAGCCTGCCTGGAATATGCCAAGACGACATTGGGACTGAAAGAACTCTATTCCTTCACCTCACTCCCCAACAAGCGTTCGGAGCGTGTGATGCAAAAGATAGGTATGGTAAAAGACAAAGAATTCAATCATCCGCTGGTTAGTCCTGACCATCCCTTATACAGACATATATTATATAAGATTACTTTGGCAAACATATAG
- a CDS encoding DUF1848 domain-containing protein, with protein MIISASRRTDIPAFYSEWFFNRISERYVLVPNPYNPNMISRVSLDPAVIDCVVFWTKNPAPMIEKLDRLADYKYYFQFTLNPYGTELESKLPPLDKRIDTFKRLADKIGKEKVVWRYDPILTNEQYTVAFHQVKFAEMASALQGYTEKCMLGFIDHYPHVRASLREFNIETLAKEDIEAMAVTFKKTADELSMELDTCTIKVDLSHIGIPSGLCVDNRLIERITSYPILSRKDKNQRDICRCVESIDIGTYESCLNGCIYCYAIKGNYNTAKFNRSKHDKNSPMLIGEVGEDAVIVEREMRSLRTDQLSLF; from the coding sequence ATGATAATAAGTGCCAGCCGCAGGACGGATATTCCTGCTTTCTATTCGGAATGGTTTTTCAACCGGATCAGTGAAAGATATGTCCTTGTACCGAATCCGTATAATCCAAATATGATTAGCAGGGTCAGTTTAGACCCTGCTGTCATTGATTGTGTAGTGTTTTGGACAAAGAATCCGGCTCCGATGATTGAGAAACTGGATAGGCTGGCTGACTATAAATATTATTTTCAGTTTACACTGAATCCCTACGGGACAGAATTGGAAAGCAAATTACCACCACTTGACAAGCGTATTGATACTTTTAAGCGTCTTGCCGATAAGATAGGAAAGGAAAAAGTGGTGTGGCGGTATGACCCTATCCTTACGAATGAACAGTATACAGTCGCTTTTCATCAGGTTAAGTTTGCTGAAATGGCATCTGCTTTGCAAGGATATACGGAGAAATGTATGTTGGGTTTTATCGACCATTATCCGCATGTCCGTGCATCTCTTCGTGAATTTAATATAGAGACACTGGCAAAAGAAGATATAGAGGCGATGGCAGTCACCTTTAAGAAAACAGCAGATGAGTTATCGATGGAACTGGATACTTGCACCATTAAAGTAGATTTATCTCATATAGGCATTCCAAGTGGCTTGTGTGTGGACAACCGTCTGATTGAAAGAATCACAAGCTATCCCATTCTCTCCCGTAAAGACAAGAACCAACGGGACATCTGCCGTTGTGTGGAAAGCATTGATATTGGTACTTATGAAAGCTGTCTTAATGGGTGCATCTACTGTTATGCAATTAAAGGTAATTATAATACGGCGAAATTTAACCGTAGCAAGCACGACAAGAATTCTCCGATGCTGATTGGAGAAGTGGGGGAGGATGCCGTAATTGTTGAACGGGAAATGAGAAGTCTTCGCACTGACCAACTTTCTTTATTTTAA
- a CDS encoding RNA recognition motif domain-containing protein codes for MNIYISGLSYGTNDADLNELFTAYGETSSAKVIMDRETGRSRGFGFVEMTDDAEGQKAIDELNGAEYDRKTISVSVARPREERPRNNGYNSRRY; via the coding sequence ATGAACATTTACATTTCAGGTTTAAGCTATGGCACAAATGATGCCGACTTGAACGAATTATTCACAGCGTATGGAGAAACCTCTTCAGCTAAAGTTATTATGGACAGAGAAACAGGCAGATCCAGAGGATTCGGTTTTGTAGAAATGACCGACGATGCAGAAGGACAAAAAGCAATTGACGAACTTAACGGAGCGGAATACGACCGGAAAACGATTTCAGTAAGCGTTGCACGCCCTCGCGAAGAAAGACCCCGCAACAACGGATATAATTCCAGACGTTATTAA
- a CDS encoding iron-containing alcohol dehydrogenase, whose protein sequence is MRDFTYYAPTEVVFGAASEEKTGKLVKQYGGTNVLVHYGGQSAERSGLLDKICRALEAEGITYVKLGGVVPNPRLSMVHEGIELCRKEGIDFILAVGGGSVIDSAKAIAFGVLYEGDVWDFYMGEAKAKACLPVAAVLTIPAAGSEMSNSTVITNEDGDLKKGYSNDLCRCKFAVMNPERTFTLPNYQTACGVTDIMMHTMERYFSHDDDMTVTDAVAEGILRTVKDSAFEVLKAPENYAHRAQIMWAGSLAHNDLTGCGTTGDWATHQLEHELSALFDVAHGAGLAALWGSWARYVYKENVTRFAQFAVNVMGVSNDFKSAEHTALAGIEAMENFYRAIGMPVSICQLIGRQATDEEIRMMADKCSSGGKGTTGNLKILYREDMENIYRMANR, encoded by the coding sequence ATGAGAGACTTTACTTATTATGCTCCTACGGAAGTAGTGTTTGGGGCAGCTTCGGAAGAGAAAACAGGAAAACTGGTGAAACAATATGGTGGAACGAATGTTCTGGTACATTATGGTGGACAGAGTGCTGAGCGCTCCGGCTTGCTCGACAAGATTTGCCGGGCATTGGAAGCAGAAGGTATCACCTATGTTAAATTAGGTGGGGTAGTGCCTAATCCCCGTTTGTCGATGGTGCACGAAGGTATTGAGCTGTGCCGGAAAGAGGGGATTGACTTTATTCTGGCTGTGGGCGGAGGTAGTGTCATCGATTCTGCGAAAGCCATTGCCTTTGGTGTGCTTTATGAAGGGGATGTCTGGGATTTCTATATGGGCGAGGCAAAAGCAAAAGCTTGTCTTCCGGTGGCTGCCGTACTGACAATTCCGGCGGCAGGCAGTGAAATGAGCAACAGTACCGTAATCACCAATGAAGATGGTGACTTGAAGAAAGGATATTCCAATGACTTATGCCGTTGCAAGTTTGCGGTGATGAATCCGGAACGTACCTTTACGTTGCCCAACTATCAGACAGCTTGCGGCGTGACGGACATCATGATGCACACGATGGAGCGTTACTTCTCTCACGATGATGACATGACTGTGACCGATGCTGTGGCCGAAGGCATTCTTCGCACCGTGAAGGACAGTGCTTTTGAAGTACTGAAAGCCCCGGAGAATTACGCTCACCGTGCGCAGATTATGTGGGCCGGCAGTTTGGCACACAATGACCTGACGGGATGCGGAACTACCGGAGATTGGGCTACACACCAACTTGAACATGAACTAAGCGCACTCTTTGATGTGGCTCATGGTGCAGGTCTGGCAGCTCTTTGGGGAAGTTGGGCGCGATATGTTTATAAAGAGAATGTGACGCGCTTTGCACAGTTTGCCGTAAACGTGATGGGAGTGTCGAATGATTTCAAATCGGCTGAACATACGGCTTTGGCGGGTATTGAAGCCATGGAGAATTTCTATCGTGCTATCGGAATGCCTGTCAGCATCTGCCAGTTGATAGGGCGGCAGGCTACGGATGAAGAAATCAGGATGATGGCGGATAAGTGCAGTTCCGGCGGAAAGGGAACGACAGGAAATTTGAAGATATTGTATCGTGAAGATATGGAAAACATCTATCGGATGGCAAATAGATAA